Proteins encoded together in one Oncorhynchus mykiss isolate Arlee chromosome 7, USDA_OmykA_1.1, whole genome shotgun sequence window:
- the LOC110527503 gene encoding anosmin-1 isoform X1, with the protein MSLFKSRGVFASLCWWSILFLSVNAKTKREDETRSMNDVYRGRCASRCLSLHSTRIATLSKQSQVENNGSLGWCQNHRQCAKCLEPCKASWDLKSQCRELCERSIPKKHWECVTSCEFLRSVVAVKQGDCPAPEKASGFAAACVEGCEEDRECSAQKKCCSNGCGHTCQPPKNLNKGAPLKPRKELSFEELRSGQMEVSWSSRFNVSAEPVIYVVQRRWNYGIQPSEDAATQWEVVAQTTEEKARLADIRAGRWYQFRVAAVNVHGTRGFTTPSRHIHTKKDPSGPPAPSELRVSNVTFGPGGRAVSVRLRWSIPSDLDVPVHHYKVSWSWATGSTGATAPPKTKRRKMVNGGQSYVELESLRAKRSYSVELQAVSYWGQTPLKSPKTTLHFNTQHREEQRSGARPVPISEGLIPDVLDVGTPFYQDGQLQVRVYWQRSTDPTVVRYRVQWVPEYCGHNQTKGVDNIITQEGFASLPGLLFSCKYRVNLQPLGTKGRAQAETTFFFTPSCASIRAKSPKHIACPGQEGTTPPKVLSKAENLTASFMAHKGNVTAVFTWDVSAPLPPRQLHGFQVTWAEVTSASRHNNLPNSLISQSQILPPERNVLVVSGLQLATLYRLEIQVIGAGGEGPATTKTFCTPDISPVLQHRPRLRNHHQHQPNIEALRDQLTRADQTAPN; encoded by the exons ATGTCATTATTCAAAAGTCGAGGTGTATTTGCGAGTCTTTGTTGGTGGAGTATCTTGTTCTTGAGTGTCAATGCGAAGACGAAGAGGGAAGACGAGACCCGGTCGATGAACGACGTCTACCGAGGGAGATGTGCGTCCAGGTGCCTCAGCTTGCACAGCACGCGCATAGCGACGCTCTCCAAACAATCTCAGGTGGAG AACAATGGATCCCTGGGCTGGTGTCAAAATCATAGACAGTGTGCCAAG TGCCTGGAACCCTGCAAGGCCTCCTGGGACCTGAAGAGCCAGTGTCGGGAGCTTTGTGAG CGATCAATTCCCAAGAAGCACTGGGAGTGTGTGACGAGTTGTGAGTTCCTGCGCTCGGTGGTGGCAGTGAAGCAGGGTGACTGCCCTGCCCCTGAGAAGGCCAGCGGATTTGCGGCGGCGTGTGTGGAGGGATGCGAGGAGGACAGAGAGTGCTCTGCCCAGAAGAAGTGCTGTTCCAACGGCTGTGGGCACACCTGCCAACCTCCCAAGAACCTTAACAAAG GTGCCCCTCTGAAGCCCAGGAAGGAGCTGAGTTTTGAGGAGCTGAGGTCTGGCCAGATGGAGGTGAGCTGGTCCTCCCGATTCAACGTGTCGGCCGAGCCGGTCATCTACGTGGTCCAGAGGAGGTGGAACTACGGGATACAACCCAGTGAGGATGCTGCTACGCAGTGGGAGGTGGTAGCACAG accacagAGGAGAAAGCGCGGCTGGCTGACATCCGGGCAGGCCGGTGGTACCAGTTCAGAGTGGCAGCAGTGAACGTCCACGGGACCAGAGGGTTCACCACTCCCAGTCGCCACATCCACACCAAGAAAG ACCCCTCCGGCCCCCCTGCCCCATCTGAGCTGAGGGTGTCCAACGTGACCTTTGGCCCTGGCGGCAGGGCAGTGTCGGTCCGGCTGCGCTGGTCCATCCCCTCAGACCTGGATGTCCCTGTACACCACTACAAGGTTTCCTGGAGCTGGGCCACAGGCAGCACTGGGGCCACAGCACCACCTAAGACAAAGAGGAGGAAGATGGTCAATGGG GGGCAGAGCTATGTGGAGCTGGAGAGTCTGCGAGCTAAAAGGAGTTACAGTGTGGAGCTACAGGCCGTATCCTACTGGGGACAGACCCCACTGAAGAGTCCCAAAACCACCCTGCACTTCAACACACAACACA GGGAGGAGCAGAGGTCTGGCGCCCGCCCGGTCCCCATCTCCGAGGGCCTTATCCCTGATGTGTTGGATGTGGGCACCCCCTTCTACCAGGATGGCCAGCTGCAGGTCCGGGTCTACTGGCAGAGGAGCACAG ATCCCACTGTAGTTCGGTATCGTGTCCAGTGGGTACCAGAGTACTGTGGACACAACCAGACCAAAGGAGTGGACAATATCATCACACAG GAGGGCTTTGCCAGCCTCCCCGGCCTGCTCTTCTCCTGTAAGTACAGAGTGAACCTCCAGCCACTGGGTACTAAGGGACGTGCCCAAGCAGAAACCACCTTCTTCTTTACCCCCTCCTGCGCCAGCATCAGGGCCAAGAGCCCCAAACACATAGCCTGTCCCGGCCAGGAAG GAACTACTCCTCCGAAGGTGCTGTCCAAGGCAGAGAACCTGACCGCCTCCTTCATGGCCCACAAGGGTAACGTCACAGCTGTGTTTACATGGGATGTGTCTGCGCCACTCCCACCCCGACAGCTCCACGGGTTCCAGGTCACATGGGCGGAAGTGACCTCAGCCAGTCGCCATAACAACCTTCCCAACAGCCTAATCTCACAGTCCCAGATACTACCACCA GAGCGTAATGTCCTGGTAGTGTCAGGTCTGCAGCTAGCCACCCTCTACAGGCTGGAGATCCAGGTGATTGGAGCCGGAGGAGAGGGTCCTGCCACCACCAAGACTTTTTGCACTCCCGACATCTCACCAGTCCTGCAGCACA GACCTAGACTCAGGAACCATCACCAGCACCAGCCCAACATAGAGGCACTGAGAGATCAGCTGACCAGAGCTGACCAGACTGCACCGAACTAA
- the LOC100136615 gene encoding differentially regulated trout protein 1 isoform X1, translating into MKAVCFSLLLLLLACSFGEGLKCNRCVGKGCRNTVETCRVDHDTCGTVLFKPPLPISYFKRCMKMSECLLLGSNKDIDAYCCTTNQCN; encoded by the exons ATGAAAGCTGTATGTTTTTctctgctcctcctgctgctggcGTGTAGCTTT GGAGAGGGCCTGAAATGCAACCGTTGTGTTGGCAAAGGCTGCAGGAACACAGTGGAGACCTGCCGTGTTGACCATGACACCTGCGGCACGGTCTTATTCAAGCCCCCACTCC ctatCTCATACTTCAAGAGATGCATGAAGATGTCAGAATGCTTGCTGCTGGGAAGCAACAAGGACATTGATGCCTATTGCTGCACCACCAACCAATGCAACTGA
- the LOC110527503 gene encoding anosmin-1 isoform X2 encodes MSLFKSRGVFASLCWWSILFLSVNAKTKREDETRSMNDVYRGRCASRCLSLHSTRIATLSKQSQVENNGSLGWCQNHRQCAKCLEPCKASWDLKSQCRELCERSIPKKHWECVTSCEFLRSVVAVKQGDCPAPEKASGFAAACVEGCEEDRECSAQKKCCSNGCGHTCQPPKNLNKGAPLKPRKELSFEELRSGQMEVSWSSRFNVSAEPVIYVVQRRWNYGIQPSEDAATQWEVVAQTTEEKARLADIRAGRWYQFRVAAVNVHGTRGFTTPSRHIHTKKDPSGPPAPSELRVSNVTFGPGGRAVSVRLRWSIPSDLDVPVHHYKVSWSWATGSTGATAPPKTKRRKMVNGGQSYVELESLRAKRSYSVELQAVSYWGQTPLKSPKTTLHFNTQHREEQRSGARPVPISEGLIPDVLDVGTPFYQDGQLQVRVYWQRSTDPTVVRYRVQWVPEYCGHNQTKGVDNIITQEGFASLPGLLFSCKYRVNLQPLGTKGRAQAETTFFFTPSCASIRAKSPKHIACPGQEGTTPPKVLSKAENLTASFMAHKGNVTAVFTWDVSAPLPPRQLHGFQVTWAEVTSASRHNNLPNSLISQSQILPPERNVLVVSGLQLATLYRLEIQVIGAGGEGPATTKTFCTPDISPVLQHRPRLRNHHQHQPNIEALRDQLTRADQTAPN; translated from the exons ATGTCATTATTCAAAAGTCGAGGTGTATTTGCGAGTCTTTGTTGGTGGAGTATCTTGTTCTTGAGTGTCAATGCGAAGACGAAGAGGGAAGACGAGACCCGGTCGATGAACGACGTCTACCGAGGGAGATGTGCGTCCAGGTGCCTCAGCTTGCACAGCACGCGCATAGCGACGCTCTCCAAACAATCTCAGGTGGAG AACAATGGATCCCTGGGCTGGTGTCAAAATCATAGACAGTGTGCCAAG TGCCTGGAACCCTGCAAGGCCTCCTGGGACCTGAAGAGCCAGTGTCGGGAGCTTTGTGAG CGATCAATTCCCAAGAAGCACTGGGAGTGTGTGACGAGTTGTGAGTTCCTGCGCTCGGTGGTGGCAGTGAAGCAGGGTGACTGCCCTGCCCCTGAGAAGGCCAGCGGATTTGCGGCGGCGTGTGTGGAGGGATGCGAGGAGGACAGAGAGTGCTCTGCCCAGAAGAAGTGCTGTTCCAACGGCTGTGGGCACACCTGCCAACCTCCCAAGAACCTTAACAAAG GTGCCCCTCTGAAGCCCAGGAAGGAGCTGAGTTTTGAGGAGCTGAGGTCTGGCCAGATGGAGGTGAGCTGGTCCTCCCGATTCAACGTGTCGGCCGAGCCGGTCATCTACGTGGTCCAGAGGAGGTGGAACTACGGGATACAACCCAGTGAGGATGCTGCTACGCAGTGGGAGGTGGTAGCACAG accacagAGGAGAAAGCGCGGCTGGCTGACATCCGGGCAGGCCGGTGGTACCAGTTCAGAGTGGCAGCAGTGAACGTCCACGGGACCAGAGGGTTCACCACTCCCAGTCGCCACATCCACACCAAGAAAG ACCCCTCCGGCCCCCCTGCCCCATCTGAGCTGAGGGTGTCCAACGTGACCTTTGGCCCTGGCGGCAGGGCAGTGTCGGTCCGGCTGCGCTGGTCCATCCCCTCAGACCTGGATGTCCCTGTACACCACTACAAGGTTTCCTGGAGCTGGGCCACAGGCAGCACTGGGGCCACAGCACCACCTAAGACAAAGAGGAGGAAGATGGTCAATGGG GGGCAGAGCTATGTGGAGCTGGAGAGTCTGCGAGCTAAAAGGAGTTACAGTGTGGAGCTACAGGCCGTATCCTACTGGGGACAGACCCCACTGAAGAGTCCCAAAACCACCCTGCACTTCAACACACAACACA GGGAGGAGCAGAGGTCTGGCGCCCGCCCGGTCCCCATCTCCGAGGGCCTTATCCCTGATGTGTTGGATGTGGGCACCCCCTTCTACCAGGATGGCCAGCTGCAGGTCCGGGTCTACTGGCAGAGGAGCACAG ATCCCACTGTAGTTCGGTATCGTGTCCAGTGGGTACCAGAGTACTGTGGACACAACCAGACCAAAGGAGTGGACAATATCATCACACAG GAGGGCTTTGCCAGCCTCCCCGGCCTGCTCTTCTCCTGTAAGTACAGAGTGAACCTCCAGCCACTGGGTACTAAGGGACGTGCCCAAGCAGAAACCACCTTCTTCTTTACCCCCTCCTGCGCCAGCATCAGGGCCAAGAGCCCCAAACACATAGCCTGTCCCGGCCAGGAAG GAACTACTCCTCCGAAGGTGCTGTCCAAGGCAGAGAACCTGACCGCCTCCTTCATGGCCCACAAGGGTAACGTCACAGCTGTGTTTACATGGGATGTGTCTGCGCCACTCCCACCCCGACAGCTCCACGGGTTCCAGGTCACATGGGCGGAAGTGACCTCAGCCAGTCGCCATAACAACCTTCCCAACAGCCTAATCTCACAGTCCCAGATACTACCACCA GAGCGTAATGTCCTGGTAGTGTCAGGTCTGCAGCTAGCCACCCTCTACAGGCTGGAGATCCAGGTGATTGGAGCCGGAGGAGAGGGTCCTGCCACCACCAAGACTTTTTGCACTCCCGACATCTCACCAGTCCTGCAGCACA GACCTAGACTCAGGAACCATCACCAGCACCAGCCCAACATAGAG